The DNA region ACGTTCGACGAAGGAGGCGGTCATCAGCGCTGTTGCCGTCGAGCTCTGCAGCGCGACGGTCGCGACAAGTCCCGACAGGAATGAGCGAAGGCCGCCGCGCGTGCCGGTCGCCAGCCCCGTTCTCAGCCGGGCGCCGAAGGCCCTGGACACGCCGTCCTTCACCTGCGCGAGGCCGAACAGCAGCAGCGCCACGGCTCCGAACAGGTTGATCATGATGATCGTAGAATCCATTTTCTTGTTTTATTCTGCTTTCGTCAGTCTAAGGGCGTCGGCCTGATGGCCAATCTTCCCAAGTTATTGAAATTGTGAAAATCGTGCGGGGGTTTTGATTGTCCGGCTAATGAATATACGCCGGTTTGATCGATTGACAATGTCGATTTCCGACACTTGTTGATATATTCGGCAATCCGTTCAGACAGCCGCCGATCAAGCCCAGACGGTTTGGCGCATCGCCTCGCCGACGATCATGGCCGCCGAGACTGCGACATTGATCGACCGCTGGCCTTCGACCATCGGAACGAGGATGCGGGCGTCGGCTCTCTCGTGCACGTGATCCGGCACGCCGGCGCTTTCGCGCCCAAACAGCAGGACATCATCCGGGCGGAAGGCGAAGTCGGTGTAGCGGTCGGCGGCCTTGGTCGAGGCGAGGATCAGGCGCCGGCCTGATGTGGCGCGCCAGGCCTCGAAGCGGTCCCAGCTGACGTGGCGGGTCAGCGCCGCGGCGGCGATATAATCCATGCCCGATCGTTTCAGGTTGCGGTCGGAGACGTCGAAGCCGGCGGGCTCGATCAGATCCACGGCAAAGCCGAGGCAGGCTGCAAGGCGCAGGATCGTGCCGGTATTGCCGGGAATGTCCGGCTGATAGAGTGCCAGTCTGAGGTTCGCCATGTATGCGCCGCTTGTTCGTTTAGACGCGGGGAGGCCTAATACAACTGTGATTTCGGCGCAACAGGACGCGGTTTGGCCCTAAAACGCGCTATTTGCGCCAGTTCAGGTCTGGAAGTTTCGCACTTTTCGCGTTATGCATGCACATCTTCGAACGCCAGCAGGGAGGGCCTCATGAATATTTTGCTCATTTCGCGCTTTCCTGCCGTGATGCCGATCAAGGCGACATGGCACCGCTAGAGCGGGCTTCTTTCTAAAACTTCCCTTTTGATCCATTGTGCGGCTGTTTCAGCCTCGCCCCTTGAACGTCCGGTTCCCATATGTGCTTGCATGCGCCGGGATGGCGCGAAGCCGGGAGCCGGAACGGTGATGTTTCGGAGCAATTTCATGTTTGGCTGGTTCGAGCAGCGACTCAATCCCTTTCCGAGCGAGGAGCCCGTCGCCCCCCCGAAAGGTCTCTTTGCCTTCTGCTGGCATTACAGCAAGCCGGCAGCGCCGTGGCTCGGCCTGATGGCAGTGCTGACGTCGCTGATCGCCATCGGCGAAGTGGCGCTCTTCCAGTTCCTCGGCGACATCGTCGACTGGCTGACCAATGCCGATCGCGCCACCTTCCTGCAGACGGAAGGCCACAAGCTGTTCTGGATGGCGGCTCTGGTGCTGGTCGGCTTGCCGCTGGCGGCAGGGCTCGATTCCCTCATCATGCACCAGATGCTGCTCGGCAATTATCCGATGATGGCGCGCTGGCAGATGCACCGCTTCCTGCTGCGCCACAGCATGACCTTCTTCGCCAACGAGTTTGCCGGGCGTGTCGCGACCAAGGTGATGCAGACCTCGCTTGCGGTGCGCGAAACGGTGATGAAGATCCTCGACGTCTTCGTCTATGTCGTCAGCTATTTCCTGACGATGATCATCGTGATTGCCGCGGCCGACTGGCGGCTGATGATCCCGATTCTCATCTGGCTCGCAGTCTATGTCAGCATCGTCTCTTACTTCGTGCCCCGGCTTCGCAAGCTCGCGGCCCAGCAGGCGGATGCGCGCTCGATGATGACGGGCCGCGTGGTCGACAGCTATACGAACATCGCAACCGTCAAGCTGTTCTCGCATGCGGGACGCGAGGAGATCTATGCCAAACAGGGCATGGACGAGTTCCTGCAGACCGTGCACAAGCAGATGCGAAAGGTGACGCTGTTCCATATCAGCGTCTACCTGAACAACTGCGTCGCGCTCTTTGTCGTCTCGGGCCTGTCGATCTGGTTTTGGCTGAACGGGGCGATCTCGGTCGGAGCGATCGCCATCGCCATCGGTCTTGCCATGCGCGTCAACGGCATGTCGCAGTGGATCATGTGGGAAGTCTCGGCGCTGTTCGAGAATATCGGCACGGTCTATGACGGCATGGAGATGATGAGCAAGCAGCACGACATCATCGACCAGCCGAATGCGCCCGCAATGACGGCCAAGAAGGGGGCGATCCATTACGATCGCATTCGCTTCCACTATGGCAAGGGCAAGGGTGTCATCGACAATCTGTCGCTTGACATCAAGGCAGGCGAGAAGGTGGGTCTGGTCGGTCGTTCCGGCGCCGGCAAGACGACGCTGATGAACCTGCTGCTGCGCTTCTATGACCTGGAGGCCGGCCGCATCACGATCGACGGGCAGGATATATCAGGCGTCTCGCAGGAGAGCCTGCGTTCGCTGATCGGCGTGGTGACGCAGGACACCTCGCTGCTGCACCGTTCGATCCGCGACAACATCGCCTATGGCCGGCCGGAGGCCACCGACGCCGAAGTGATCGAAGCGGCCAAACGCGCCAATGCCTGGGAGTTCATCGAAGGGCTCGTTGACATGCAGGGCCGCCAGGGGCTCGACGCGCAGGTCGGCGAGCGCGGCGTCAAGCTCTCAGGTGGTCAGCGGCAGCGGATCGCGATCGCCCGCGTCTTCCTAAAGGATGCGCCGATCCTCGTGCTCGACGAGGCAACCTCGGCACTCGATTCCGAAGTCGAGGCGGCGATCCAAGAAAACCTCTTCGCCCTGATGGAGGGCAAGACGGTGATCGCGATCGCCCACCGGCTTTCGACGCTGACGGAGATGGACCGGCTGATCGTGCTCGACAAGGGGCGGATCGTCGAGGCCGGTTCGCACGCCGAACTGATCGGAAGCGGCGGCATCTACGCCGACCTCTGGAACCGCCAGTCCGGCGGCTTCCTCTCCGATCATGCCGAAGAGGCGGAAGAGGCCGCGGAATAAGAATCGACCCTCCCGGCGTGAGCGGGGAGGGCATTTTCATGATTTCGATGATTTGTGCTCGCGAGACGATTGTCGAAGACCGGATGCGCTCGTGCCGGCGTTCTTTTCAAAGACTGTCGGCCCAGTCGATCACGCGGTCATGTCCGACGACGACGATGCTGTTGGCGGCCGCGATCGTGCGCAGCGCCACGATGCGGCGGCGCTCCTCGCTGTCGAGCCAGGCGGCGATAGCCTCGATGACGATCTCGTCGCGCGGCAACGCCAGGTCGAGAGCCAGGGCATCCAACCTTTCTGCAAGCGGAAGCGGAATATGCGCATCGAGCATTTTCGTTTCCATGACGTCTCTCCGGTTAAGCGCGATCCTATCGTCAGATTGTGACGGGTTCGGGGGCAATCAATGGCGATGCCGCCGATGTTATCGTCTATTACCAAAATATAAGGTTGCGTCCGCTTTTCATTCCCTTTGCCACTCCCCTCAATCCGCCTATATCGCTTGCATGTTTCTGCGACCCCTCTTCCGCCTGTTTGAAACCTGGATCGATCCGTTCCGCCGGCGCGACGACTTGCAGCCGCCGCGCGCTACGCTCGGTTTCATCTGGTTCTACATCGGCCAGGCGAAGATGCCGTTCATCGCCATGCTCATTCTCGGCGGCACGTCGGCGGCAATCGAGGCCGCACTCTTCTGGTTCGTCGGACGCCTCGTCGATATTCTCGCTAGTATTGCGCCCGGCGCCGGCTGGAGCGGTCTTATCGCGGCCCATGGCGGCGAGCTGTTCGGCATGCTCGCTCTCATCGGGCTCGTGCGCTTCGTCGTTGCCTTCCTGATTGCCCTCGTCGATCAGCAGGTGATCACGCCGGGCTTCTACAATCTAGCACGTTGGCAATCTTATCTCCATGTCTCAAGGCAATCATTGTCGTTCTTTCAGAGCGATTTCTCCGGGCGTATCGTCACCAAGGTCTGGTCGGCCGGCCAGGCAACCGGGGATCTCGTCACCTCGTTGATGGAAAGCGTCTGGTTTGTCGGAATTTATGCGGTAACGACGCTGGTGCTCGTCGCCAGGCTGGACTTTACGCTCGCCGCCGTCGTGCTGTTCTGGCTTGGCGCCTTCAGCCTGCTTGCCCGCCACTTCGTCCCACGGATCCGCCATCACTCGCGCGAAACGGCGGAGGCCGGATCGATGCTGAACGGCCGGATGGTCGACGCCTATAGCAATATGCAGACACTGAAGCTGTTCGCGCGCGATGAAGAGAGCGACCGCTACATGCGCCAAGGTTTCGATATCTATCAGGACACGGTGATGCGCTTCACGCGGTTCATTACCGGTGTGAGGGCCTCCATGGCGCTGCTCTCCGGCCTGATGATCGTGACGATGGCGGGCTTGAGCGTCGATCTCTGGCTGCGCGGCCTCGTCAGCTCGGGCGCGGTGGCGTTCTCGCTGGCGCTGGTGCTCCGGCTGAATTTCCTGCTCGGCAGGCTGATGACGCAGTTCAACGGCATCATGCGCAATCTCGGCACCATTCAGAACGCCGCCGAACTGATTTCGCAGCCGCTCGGGCTCGTCGATCGGCCGGATGCGAAGAGCCTGGTGATCCGCCAGCCCGGCGTCCGCTTTGACAATGTCTCCTTCCGCTACGGCAAGGGTCAGCAGCCCGTCGTCGAGAATTTCTCCCTGACCATCCGCCCGGGCGAGAAGGTCGGGATCGTCGGGCGTTCGGGCGCCGGCAAATCAACGCTGATGAATCTGCTGCTGCGCCTCTATGACATCCAGGACGGCCACATCTTGGTCGACGGTCAGGATATATCGGCCGTGACCCAGGAATCGCTGCGGATGCAGATCGGCGTCGTCAGCCAGGATACGTCGCTGCTGCACCGTTCCGTGCGCGACAATATCCTGTTCGGACGACCGGATGCCGGCGAGGAGCGGCTGGTCGACGCGGCCCGACGCGCCGAAGCTGTGGACTTCATTGCGCGCCTGCAGGATCAGCAGGGCCGTAGAGGTTTCGATGCGCATGTCGGCGAACGCGGCGTCAAACTATCGGGCGGGCAGCGGCAGCGCATCGCCATCGCGCGAGTCATGCTGAAGGACGCGCCGATCCTGGTTCTCGACGAAGCGACGTCGGCGCTCGATTCGGAAGTGGAGGAAGCGATCCAGTCCAATCTCCATCGGATCATGGAGGGAAAGACAGTGCTCGCAATCGCCCACCGGCTTTCGACGATCGCCGCGCTCGACCGGCTGATCGTCGTCGACCTTGGCCGGATTATCGAGGAGGGCAGCCACGACGAGCTGCTTCGCCGCGGCGGGCTCTATGCGGAACTCTGGGCACGCCAGTCCGGCGGATTTCTCGCGTCCGACGAGGATGCAGGCTCAAGGATCGAGGACGAATTCCGCCATGAGGCCAAAATGGTTTGATCCGAAACTGTTCTCGATGCGGCGGACCGATTTCAGCCGCAGGGGCGCTTTGCTGAAGACGTGATCGATCGAAATGCCGAGCGGGCCGGCGGCGATCGGCCATGTCGCAGGCTCCAGCGATGCGGTGCCCAAGCCTTGGCTGCGCATGAGATACTGCACATCCGGCGCCAGAATCGACGTATTGAAATCACCAGCAAGCACGAGCGGTCCCGGCAGCGAAGAGATAATCTCGGCGAGATCTTCGACTTCCAGGCCGTGGAATTCGTCATAATAGGGTTTGGTCAGGTGCGCGGCGAGCAAGTTGACCTTCTGGCCGTCGAAATCGATCGTCGAGATCGTCAGCCGGTTGCGCCACAGCAGGCCGAGGCTGCGGATGCGAGGTTCGATCAGCGGGCGCTTCGACAGGACGAGCGTATCGCATTGCTCCATGCCGACGCCGCAGCCGACGTAATAGGGGTATGTCTTCAGCAGTCGCGGCAATTCGGACAATACCGGTTCGGCCTCGAGGATGTTGACGACGTCGGCGCCGGATCCGATCGCCATGTCGGCGATATCAGCGCCGTTTGCGAAATTGTCATTCTCTATATTGAAGGACATCAGCTTGAAGAGAGCAGGGCGGCTCTCGTCTACCTTAGGCTCGACGAATTCACGCGCCATCACGATGCCGTGGACGGCGAGAACCATCGATGCGCCAAGTGTCAGCAGCGCGTACCAATGGCGCTTGAAGAGGAGGGCTATGCCGGAGGCCACTGCTGCGGCCGCTGCCAGATGGATCTGGAAGCTATAAAAAAGAGAAAGCAGATAGAAATCTTTGGCATAGCGCAGCGAGATGATAGCGAGAACGAGGGTTGTGAGAACGCTCATTACGCAAAAGATCGTGTCTCTCATCCGCTCGGGTCCGGCTGGCTGGCATCGTTGCGGTTGCGCCTAACACGGTGGCTTTTGTGTTGCAATGCAACATAAGGGCAAGCGGGTGTTTGCCGTAAAAAATTCATCTGAAATTTCCCGCGACATTGTGCCCTCATCCCCTTGCCAAGGCTGGACATAATTTGCGATCAAGCTTAGAACGCGCCGGATTGCCGGGGAATCTATGGCCGAAATGTGTCCAGATCGATTCGTCAGCAGAGGGGGCGGGGCGGAATTCCGCGATAATTGCGCAGAGGATGGTTAAGCCGTGAGCGAACACGTAACGACAAGCGAGGCTTCAGCAGAGCCCACTCGCCGTGATTTCCTTTATCTCACCACTGGTATGGCGGGCGCTGTCGGCGCCGTTGCTGTCGCATGGCCGTTCATCGACCAGATGCGTCCGGATGCATCGACGCTGGCGCTTGCCTCCATCGAAGTCGATGTCGCGAGCCTTGAGCCCGGCATGTCGCTGACGGTCAAGTGGCGCGGCAAGCCGATCTTTATCCGCAACCGCACACCGGAGGAAGTGAAAGCGGCAGCTGATGTTCCGCTGGCGGATCTCAAGGATCCGATCGCGCGCAACGCAAACCTTCCACCTGAAGCGCAGGCAACCGGTGTTGACCGTTCGGGTGGCAAGGACAAGGAAAATTGGATCGTCATGATCGGCACCTGCACCCATCTCGGTTGCGTTCCGCTCGGTCAGGCCGGTGAGTACAATGGTTGGTTCTGTCCCTGCCATGGCTCGGTCTACGACACGGCCGGCCGCATTCGCAAAGGCCCTGCGCCGCAGAACCTGGCGATTCCGACCTTTTCATTTGTGTCCGATACCAAAATCAAGATCGGTTGAGGGGAGACTGATTTATGAGTGGCCATTCCAGCTACGAACCATCAACCGGCTTCGAAAAATGGGTCGATGCGCGCCTGCCTCTGCCGCGCATGGTCTATGACAGCTTCGTGGCATATCCGGTTCCCAGAAACCTGAACTACGCCTATACCTTCGGCGCGATGCTTTCCGTGATGCTGATCGTGCAGATCCTGACGGGTGTCGTGCTCGCCATGCACTACGCCGCCGACACGACGATCGCTTTCAACTCCGTTGAAAAGATCATGCGCGACGTAAACCACGGGTGGCTGCTGCGCTACCTGCATGCCAACGGCGCATCCTTCTTCTTCGTTGCCGTCTATCTGCACATTGCCCGGGGCCTCTACTATGGCTCTTACAAGGCACCGCGCGAAATCCTCTGGATCCTGGGCGTGGTCATCTACCTGCTGATGATGGCGACGGGCTTCATGGGCTACGTCCTGCCCTGGGGGCAGATGTCCTTCTGGGGCGCGACCGTCATTACCGGCTTCTTTTCGGCCTTCCCGCTGGTCGGCGAATGGGTGCAGCAGTTCCTGCTGGGCGGCTTTGCCGTCGATCAGCCGACGCTGAACCGTTTCTTCTCGCTGCATTACCTGCTGCCTTTCATGATTGCGGGCGTCGTCGTCCTGCATATCTGGGCGCTGCATGTGACCGGCCAGACGAACCCGACCGGCGTCGAGGTCAAGACGAAGACGGACACGGTGCGTTTCACGCCCTATGCGACGATGAAGGACGCCCTCGGCGTCTCCGTCTTTCTGCTCGTTTACGCCTATTTCGTCTTCTACCTGCCGAACTTCCTCGGTCACGCCGATAACTACATCCCGGCCGATCCGTTGAAGACGCCCGCCCACATCGTTCCCGAATGGTACTTCCTGCCGTTCTACGCGATGCTGCGTTCGATCACCTTCAACATCGGCCCGATCGACTCCAAACTCGGTGGCGTGCTCGTGATGTTCGGCGCAATCATCGTGCTCTTCTTCCTGCCGTGGCTTGACACCTCGAAGGTCCGTTCGGCGGTCTATCGTCCCTGGTACAAGCTGTTCTTCTGGCTGTTCGTGCTCAACGCGATCATCCTCGGCTGGCTCGGTTCGCAGCCTGCGGAAGGCAGCTACGTCATCGTGTCGCAGATCTGCACGCTTCTCTACTTCGCCTTCTTCCTGGTCGCGATGCCAGTTCTGGGTCTGGTGGAAACGCCGCGCCGCATCCCGAACTCGATCACTGAAGCGGTGCTTGAAAAGCGCAACAAGACCACTGGCGCCGCCGCGGCGGCCAATGCGTAAGCGAGCGACGGAAGGGAATAGAACTATGAAAACGCTTGTTGCAAGCATT from Rhizobium sp. NLR16a includes:
- a CDS encoding endonuclease/exonuclease/phosphatase family protein; the encoded protein is MRDTIFCVMSVLTTLVLAIISLRYAKDFYLLSLFYSFQIHLAAAAAVASGIALLFKRHWYALLTLGASMVLAVHGIVMAREFVEPKVDESRPALFKLMSFNIENDNFANGADIADMAIGSGADVVNILEAEPVLSELPRLLKTYPYYVGCGVGMEQCDTLVLSKRPLIEPRIRSLGLLWRNRLTISTIDFDGQKVNLLAAHLTKPYYDEFHGLEVEDLAEIISSLPGPLVLAGDFNTSILAPDVQYLMRSQGLGTASLEPATWPIAAGPLGISIDHVFSKAPLRLKSVRRIENSFGSNHFGLMAEFVLDP
- a CDS encoding CopG family transcriptional regulator, whose amino-acid sequence is METKMLDAHIPLPLAERLDALALDLALPRDEIVIEAIAAWLDSEERRRIVALRTIAAANSIVVVGHDRVIDWADSL
- a CDS encoding tRNA (cytidine(34)-2'-O)-methyltransferase, encoding MANLRLALYQPDIPGNTGTILRLAACLGFAVDLIEPAGFDVSDRNLKRSGMDYIAAAALTRHVSWDRFEAWRATSGRRLILASTKAADRYTDFAFRPDDVLLFGRESAGVPDHVHERADARILVPMVEGQRSINVAVSAAMIVGEAMRQTVWA
- a CDS encoding cytochrome b N-terminal domain-containing protein, whose amino-acid sequence is MSGHSSYEPSTGFEKWVDARLPLPRMVYDSFVAYPVPRNLNYAYTFGAMLSVMLIVQILTGVVLAMHYAADTTIAFNSVEKIMRDVNHGWLLRYLHANGASFFFVAVYLHIARGLYYGSYKAPREILWILGVVIYLLMMATGFMGYVLPWGQMSFWGATVITGFFSAFPLVGEWVQQFLLGGFAVDQPTLNRFFSLHYLLPFMIAGVVVLHIWALHVTGQTNPTGVEVKTKTDTVRFTPYATMKDALGVSVFLLVYAYFVFYLPNFLGHADNYIPADPLKTPAHIVPEWYFLPFYAMLRSITFNIGPIDSKLGGVLVMFGAIIVLFFLPWLDTSKVRSAVYRPWYKLFFWLFVLNAIILGWLGSQPAEGSYVIVSQICTLLYFAFFLVAMPVLGLVETPRRIPNSITEAVLEKRNKTTGAAAAANA
- the petA gene encoding ubiquinol-cytochrome c reductase iron-sulfur subunit produces the protein MSEHVTTSEASAEPTRRDFLYLTTGMAGAVGAVAVAWPFIDQMRPDASTLALASIEVDVASLEPGMSLTVKWRGKPIFIRNRTPEEVKAAADVPLADLKDPIARNANLPPEAQATGVDRSGGKDKENWIVMIGTCTHLGCVPLGQAGEYNGWFCPCHGSVYDTAGRIRKGPAPQNLAIPTFSFVSDTKIKIG
- a CDS encoding ABC transporter ATP-binding protein; amino-acid sequence: MFGWFEQRLNPFPSEEPVAPPKGLFAFCWHYSKPAAPWLGLMAVLTSLIAIGEVALFQFLGDIVDWLTNADRATFLQTEGHKLFWMAALVLVGLPLAAGLDSLIMHQMLLGNYPMMARWQMHRFLLRHSMTFFANEFAGRVATKVMQTSLAVRETVMKILDVFVYVVSYFLTMIIVIAAADWRLMIPILIWLAVYVSIVSYFVPRLRKLAAQQADARSMMTGRVVDSYTNIATVKLFSHAGREEIYAKQGMDEFLQTVHKQMRKVTLFHISVYLNNCVALFVVSGLSIWFWLNGAISVGAIAIAIGLAMRVNGMSQWIMWEVSALFENIGTVYDGMEMMSKQHDIIDQPNAPAMTAKKGAIHYDRIRFHYGKGKGVIDNLSLDIKAGEKVGLVGRSGAGKTTLMNLLLRFYDLEAGRITIDGQDISGVSQESLRSLIGVVTQDTSLLHRSIRDNIAYGRPEATDAEVIEAAKRANAWEFIEGLVDMQGRQGLDAQVGERGVKLSGGQRQRIAIARVFLKDAPILVLDEATSALDSEVEAAIQENLFALMEGKTVIAIAHRLSTLTEMDRLIVLDKGRIVEAGSHAELIGSGGIYADLWNRQSGGFLSDHAEEAEEAAE
- a CDS encoding ABC transporter ATP-binding protein, with the protein product MFLRPLFRLFETWIDPFRRRDDLQPPRATLGFIWFYIGQAKMPFIAMLILGGTSAAIEAALFWFVGRLVDILASIAPGAGWSGLIAAHGGELFGMLALIGLVRFVVAFLIALVDQQVITPGFYNLARWQSYLHVSRQSLSFFQSDFSGRIVTKVWSAGQATGDLVTSLMESVWFVGIYAVTTLVLVARLDFTLAAVVLFWLGAFSLLARHFVPRIRHHSRETAEAGSMLNGRMVDAYSNMQTLKLFARDEESDRYMRQGFDIYQDTVMRFTRFITGVRASMALLSGLMIVTMAGLSVDLWLRGLVSSGAVAFSLALVLRLNFLLGRLMTQFNGIMRNLGTIQNAAELISQPLGLVDRPDAKSLVIRQPGVRFDNVSFRYGKGQQPVVENFSLTIRPGEKVGIVGRSGAGKSTLMNLLLRLYDIQDGHILVDGQDISAVTQESLRMQIGVVSQDTSLLHRSVRDNILFGRPDAGEERLVDAARRAEAVDFIARLQDQQGRRGFDAHVGERGVKLSGGQRQRIAIARVMLKDAPILVLDEATSALDSEVEEAIQSNLHRIMEGKTVLAIAHRLSTIAALDRLIVVDLGRIIEEGSHDELLRRGGLYAELWARQSGGFLASDEDAGSRIEDEFRHEAKMV